A region from the Penaeus monodon isolate SGIC_2016 chromosome 17, NSTDA_Pmon_1, whole genome shotgun sequence genome encodes:
- the LOC119583389 gene encoding serine palmitoyltransferase 1-like, with amino-acid sequence MSSSTSVLEIFLPVLISVGQFSSRPLEGVTGVVHYLALHRQEAAVEARAADQKGWKVLRPRRKGEKVSATWGTHKFPKTLGERPEIEKAGTLMSPPPRGVWGFWGPLVLWFPRLTLMTYQNPQDPRKANATRKFLKERKIDIIPGPALGTSAARPGGFLCGPKFVIDHQRLSGLGYCFSASLPPMLAATSIKVCLPFVLLAAPNGVGSCGPRGFYGTTKVHLELEERLAEYFNCEMAVLYSYGFSTSASAIPAYSKSGDIIYADEMVNFILQRGLQASRSRVVYFRHNDVNHLEELLEEQVKQDKKDPRKANATRKFLVVEGIYMNSGLMCPLPELVKLRQKYKLRLFIDESITFGTLGKNCRGITDHFDVPMKEVDMIMASLETSAASTGGFCVGPNCDRPPEHYHMNEDLHTLPLLLFFQQQVVDILEKEGGDLVAELQDKCRLMHNKLKDLPSKVTVTGEDISPVKHLRLAETSEREVEEQILRDIAEKAENYGVALTVSSYLWDKEANPPKPSIRITVNKDLTEEEVDKALDAITKAVNDILG; translated from the exons GCTGGAAAGTACTTAGAcctaggagaaagggagagaaggtttCTGCAACTTGGGGGACGCACAAATTTCCTAAAACTTTGGGGGAGCGTCCAGAGATTGAGAAAGCCGGGACTTTAATGTCTCCACCCCctaggggggtttggggtttttggggccccctggtTTTATGGTTTCCCCG tCTAACTCTAATGACTTATCAAAACCCTCAGGACCCCCGGAAGGCGAATGCAACACGCAAATTTTTG aaagaaaggaaaatagacatTATCCCTGGGCCCGCTTTGGGGACCTCTGCAGCTagacccgggggttttttgtgtggccCCAAATTTGTGATCGACCACCAGAGGTTGTCAGGTCTCGGTTATTGCTTTTCGGCTTCTCTGCCACCAATGTTGGCAGCCACTTCCATCAAGGTTTGTCTGCCCTTTGTGCTTTTGG CGGCACCTAATGGGGTTGGGTCTTGTGGGCCCCGTGGCTTCTATGGTACCACGA AGGTCCATCTTGAGCTTGAAGAAAGACTGGCAGAGTACTTCAACTGTGAAATGGCAGTCCTCTACTCATATGGCTTCTCAACGAGTGCATCTGCTATCCCTGCTTATTCGAAGAGTGGTGACATTATATATGC GGATGAGATGGTGAACTTCATTCTTCAGAGGGGCTTACAGGCCAGCAGGAGTCGCGTTGTATACTTCCGCCACAACGACGTAAATCACCTTGAGGAACTTCTTGAAGAGCAGGTCAAGCAAGATAAAAAG GATCCCAGGAAGGCGAATGCAACACGCAAATTTCTGGTAGTGGAAGGCATTTACATGAACTCAGGCCTAATGTGTCCCCTTCCTGAACTGGTGAAACTGCGGCAGAAGTACAAGCTGCGCCTCTTTATTGATGAGTCGATCACCTTTGGAACCCTGGGGAAGAATTGCCGTGGAATCACCGACCACTTTGATGTTCCA ATGAAGGAAGTAGACATGATCATGGCCAGCTTGGAGACCTCTGCAGCTAGCACCGGAGGTTTCTGTGTGGGACCAAATTGTGATCGACCACCAGAG CATTACCACATGAATGAAGATTTGCATACCCTTCCCTTGTTGCTCTTCTTCCAACAACAGGTTGTTGACATcctggagaaagaggggggtgacCTTGTTGCAGAGTTGCAAGACAAGTGTCGGCTGATGCACAACAAACTCAAGGACCTTCCCTCAAAG GTGACAGTCACTGGAGAAGACATCAGCCCAGTCAAACACCTTCGGCTGGCTGAGACCAgtgaaagggaggtggaagaacAGATTCTCAGAGACATTGCAGAGAAG GCCGAGAACTATGGTGTTGCACTGACAGTGTCCTCTTACCTGTGGGACAAGGAGGCCAATCCCCCCAAACCTTCCATCCGTATCACAGTGAACAAGGACCTcacagaggaggaggtggataaggcCTTGGATGCCATAACGAAGGCAGTGAATGACATCCTTGGGTAG
- the LOC119583929 gene encoding uncharacterized protein LOC119583929: MKVVLLAPPSTPGISAPRPRTFPLHALSFNFFRNLVVQGNLLRVKGWPGRFVLFFWYLFCFYIYALYSGTLTAVLAVPAFERPINTLSDLSKAKENGYTIGTIQDSSLEFIFKDLTWPDEETLASEMSFWS, translated from the exons ATGAAGGTGGTCCTCCTCGCCCCGCCCTCGACGCCGGGGATCAGCGCCCCACGCCCGCGCACCTTCCCCCTCCACGCCCTCTCCTTCAACTTCTTCAGGAACCTGGTGGTGCAAGGGAACCTCCTGCGCGTCAAGGGCTGGCCGGGGAGGTTCGTCCTCTTTTTCTGGTACCTCTTCTGCTTTTATATCTACG CCTTGTACTCGGGAACGCTGACAGCTGTTTTGGCTGTCCCTGCCTTCGAACGACCCATTAACACCCTCAGCGACCTTTCGAAAGCCAAGGAAAATGGGTACACGATCGGCACTATTCAAGACTCTAGCCTCGAATTCATCTTTAAG GATCTTACTTGGCCTGATGAGGAAACTTTGGCGTCCGAAATGTCATTCTGGTCCTAA